In Leifsonia sp. PS1209, the genomic stretch CAGGGGATGGGGAGGGTCGCTGATCCTTAACCCCGACGCAGCACTCGCGGGCGTCGATGCGATGCAGCTGGAGCGGGCCATCGCCGGCATCGTCCGGCCGATCAACGAGGTTCTCGGCCGCACGTAGCCTGGTCCTCAGTGCCCAGGACCGGGGCGGGCGTTCAGATCCACCAGCCCCTTTTCGACTGCCGTAACGAGGATCTGCACGCGGTCGCGAACGTGAAGTTTCTCCATGACTTTGACGAACCGCGCCTTGATGGTGGATTCGGTGACGAACAGCGCCGCCGCCATCTCGCGGTTGCTCATCCCGAGAGCGAGGAGGTGGATGACTTCACGCTCTTTGTCGGTGAGGAGCTGGACCAGCTCAGGATCGGCAACGACTTCCGCCGGGACGGACTCTTCCAGCCCCTTCACGACATGCCTGGTCACCTCGGGCGAGAGAACTGACTCGCCCCCCAGCACAGCGTGGATGGCCTCCGTGATCGTCTTCGGCAGCGTGTCTTTGACCAGATAGCCCGACGCCCCCGCCCGGAGGAGGTCCACGACGTACCGGTCGGTCGCGAAGGTGCTCAACCCCAGGATGACGATCTCGGGATTCTCGGCATGGATCTGCGCCGTCGCGGCGACTCCGTCCATCACGGGCATCTGCATGTCCATCAGGATCACCTCCGGACGCAGAGTGGCGGCCTGGCTGATGGCCACACGTCCGTCCGAGGCCTCGCCGACGATCTCGAACGTCGGATCGGAGGAGAGGTAGTCCCGCAGGATCTCCCGCGTCAAGGCTTCATCGTCGACCAGCAGTATCGTCGGCATTCGTGCTCCTTCATCCCTCTGTTCGCTGATTCACCGTTGCGCATCATCGGCGGACGGCGGAAAGTCCTTCGAGCGGGATCGACATGCTCGTCGTCCACCGCCCGTCCTCGCTCGTGGCTTCGACCGACCCTCCGAACACCTCGCAGCGCGCCCGCATCGCCTCGAGCCCCGTCCGCGACGACATGACGGGCAGTCCGGATGCGATCGAGTTCGTGGAGCCGAGGGTCACGTGTTCGCCCTCGACGGCGAGGACCACCTCGACATCGTTCGCGGGGTCGGCGTGTTTCAGGATGTTGGTGCCGAGTTCGCGGATGGTGCGACGCAGCGCGTGCCGGACGCTGGTGGGAATGCGGCTGGTCTCACCTTCCACGCTCAAGGCGACGGCGAAGCCCGCTTGGGTGAGGGCAGCGATCACGCCGTCGAGATCGTGCATGAGCCCGACCGCGGACGTGGTCTGGCCGTCCGACGGTGTGGCACGCGAGAGGTCGCGCTCGTCGGTCACGTCGTTGGACGGGTCGCCGCTCACGGAAGCCTCGTCGTGCCCGTCGCGGAGGAGGGCGACGAGGCTTCGCAGGTCGAGGAGCGTCTGCTGCGCGGCCCGCCCGATCCCATCCAGGATGCGCGCCGTCTTCTCGGCGTCGTCGACGAATTCCGCGCGTCGCGCCTGCATGGCGATCACTGTGACGTCGTGCGCGACGATGTCGTGAAGCTCGTACGCCAGTCGCGTCCGCTCTTCCTCGCGAACACGCTGCTGCTCGCGCTCCAGATCGCGCACCCGCTCGGCGCTCTGCTCGTGCCTGCTGCGAAACGTGTTCAGACTCAGGCCGGCGGCTGCGGACATCAAGGCGAGGATCCCCACGAGAGTGAGCGCGAGGCCGGAGGCGGGATTTCTGATGAACGCCCCGAGCATCGTTACAGGAATCGCACACGCGAACCCGATTGCAGCCCTCCGCGGCAGGAGGAACGTCCCCAGCGCCACAACGATGACATTGCTGAAGATCGTCCCGACAAACGCCGAGCTCGGGGCACCGAGCACGATGATCGCTGCATAGCTCGCAAACCACACGGCGACGCCGGGGACCGCCCCGAACAGCAGCGCAAGGAGCGGCAGGTACGGTGCGAGCCACAATATCCAGCCAGCCGTGGTCGACAGGTCCACATACGGCGTCGTTGAGTCGGCCAAGAGCATCACTATCGTCCCGACAACGATGACCGGCCGCAGCACCCAGCGATAGGGGAGCGGCTCGATGGAACTCAAGAATCGCACCGACAGTCTGGACATATCTCGGACAACGCTACAGCACCAAAACAATGTCAGATACTTCTGGTCTTTTGTCTATCTCCCTGGGGCGTCGATGGCGGCACGATCGTGGGAGTCAGGCGAGATCACCATCGCCCTCGCCCCACAGGAAGGAACACCATGTCCCGCATTCTCGTCGCCGCAGCCCTCGTCGCCGGCCTCACTGCAAGCCCCACGGTGGTCGCGCTGACCGAGGAGCCGTTCATCACTGCTCCGGCTCGTGATTCGCGTGTGATTTGGTGTGATTTCCTCGGCCTGTGCTAGACGGCGTCGCCCTGTCTCGCCGGCCACACCACCGCGAACCGCTCGAACACCACCTCGAGCCCGTCGCTCCACTCGATCCCGAGCCTGTCGCAGGAACGCCGCCAGTACCGCTCGTGCTCGACCCGCCACGACGCCAGGCTGCGATCGTCCTCGCCCTCGTCGGCGGCGAACGCCTCGTCAGCGCTCCACATCGGCCCGACGCGCAATTCGACGCTCCGCAGCACGGCGCGCGGCCGCCCCGCCGAGTCGCACGCGATCCAGTGGCTTCCGACGCGGGGGAGCGGCTGCGCTTCGCCGCGATACTCGGCCACGAGCGCCGACGTCGCGGTCTTCGTGCCGTCCAGCACGAGGGCGAGCAGTGCATCCGTGAGCTCGGCGCTGTCGCCGAAACGCTCCACGGCCGGTTCGTCCGGCTGCTCCGGCACGACCGCAGACTCCGGATGCGCGGCCAGGTACTCCCGCCACATCCGGTCGGCGGCCACGAGGTCGATGGGCGCGTTGGCGGTCATGGGCGCGAGTTTACCGACGGCACCGATCAGCCATTTTCCTTGCAAGCATTGCCAAATAAATCAAATTGATTTATAAATTACCCAAGGTCCGGCACCGCAGGGGCATGAAGGGCGCCCACCGGACGTCGAAGCAAGGGAGCATCGATGAAACGCAGCAGAGTTCTGGCCGCCGTGGTGGCCGCATCCACTCTCGTCGCACTGGCCGGATGTTCGTCGTCCGGGTCCAATGACGGCAAGACCATCAAGGTCGCCTACCAGGATTTCGGCACCGACCTCATGGCCAAGTTCATGGCCAAGGCGAAGGCCGGGTTCGAGAAGGCCAATCCGGGGGAGAAGGTCACGCTCGTCCCCATCAAGGCGGCCGAGAACGACTACTACACCAAGCTTTCGCTGATGAACCGCAGCGCGAGCACCGCACCGGACGTGCTCTACGAGGACACCTTCCTCATCCGCTCGGACGCACAGGCCGGCTACCTCGAACCGCTCGACCCGTACGTCAAGAAGTGGGATGAGTGGTCGCAGTTCTACGACAACGCCAAGGATGCAGGCAAGGGAGACGACGGCAAGATCTACGGCGTCTCGATGGGCACGGACACCCGCGCCCTCTGGTACAACAAGGACATCTTCGCCAAGGCCGGGCTGCCGGCCGACTGGAAGCCGAAGGACTGGAACGACGTCCTGGATGCGGCCAAGACCATCAAGGACAAGGTTGCCGGCGTCACGCCCATCAACATCTTCTCCGGCAAGGCCGGCGGTGAGGCCAGCTCGATGCAGGGCTTCGAGATGCTGCTTTACGGCGCGAGCAAGGACGGGCTCTACGACGCCTCCTCCGGCAAGTGGATCACCGGGTCCAAGGCGTTCACCGACTCGCTGGATGTGCTGAAAGAGGTCTACCAGGGCGGCCTCGGCCCGTCGCAGGAGATCACCAGCGACACCAACTACCAGAACATCGTCACCAGCCAGCTCATCCCGCAGGGCAAGCTCGCCATCAACCTCGACGGCTCGTGGGTCGCAGGCACCTGGCAGTCCACCGGCGACACCAACTGGCCGGAGTGGGACAAGACGATGGGCGTCGCACCGATGCCCACCCAGAACGGGCAGGAGCCGGGCAGCGTGAGCATGTCGGGCGGCTGGACCCTCTCGATGGGGTCGAAGAGCAAGGCCAAGGACGAGGCGTGGAAGTTCATCTCCTACGCGCTCAACAAGGCCAACTCGCTCGACTTCGACATCTCGCTCAGCCAGATCCCGGTGCGCAAGGATGTCGCGGCCGACCCGTCGTACGCCAAGTCGAACCCCACCTCCACGTTCTTCGCCTCACTCGTGGATGTGACCAAGTTCCGACCTGCCACACCCGACTACTCCAAGATCTCCAACGGCATCCAGGTGGCGATGGAGTCGGTGATGACCGGGCAGCAGTCGCCGGCAGAAGCCGCCAAGGCCTACGACGACACGGTTGTCGGCATCGTCGGCAAGGACAAGACGAAGTCGGAGTAACGAGACAGTGACGTCGACAGTCGACGCCGTCGCCGAGGGCGTGCGCGGCCGGGGAACCCCCCGGCCGCCGCGCCCGGAGCGCACGGCACGTTCGCGCAGAGTGCGCCGTTCCGTTGCCCGGACCGTCCCGCTCATCCCGGCCATCGGCCTCCTGGTCGTGTTCCTGGTCGGTCCGATCCTCTCCTCCTTCTACGGGTCGTTCACCAACTCCTCGCTCACCGGCGCAGCCGCGGCGTCGAGCGAATGGGTGGGCCTGAAGAACTACATCGACCTCTTCAACAGCCCGGACTTCCCCGTCGCGGTCGTCCTCACCTTGGTCTTCCTGATCGGTTCCGCCGTCATCGGGCAGAACATCGTCGGGATGGTCCTGGCGCTGCTCATGCGGGCAGGCGGGCGCGTCGTCGGCGCGATCGTGTCGACGTTCGTCGTCGGCGCGTGGGTGCTGCCGGAGATCGTGGCGGCGTTCGCGTCGTACGCGTTCTTCAGCCAGAAGGGCACGCTGAACGCCATGCTCGGCGCCATCGGGATCACCGGGCCGTCGTGGCTGTTCGCGTTCCCGATGCTTGCCGTGATCCTCGCCAACACCTGGCGCGGCGCCGCCTTCTCGATGCTCGTCTACTCGGCGGCGCTGCAGGAGGTGCCGCCGGAGATCACCGAGGCGGCGGAGGTCGACGGCGCCAACGGAGTCAAACGGTTCTTCCTGGTGACGCTGCCGATGATCCGCCGCAGCATCTCCACGAACCTGATGCTGATCACCCTGCAGACCCTCTCGGTCTTCACCCTCATCTACGTGATGACGGGAGGCGGGCCAGGCAACAAGTCCATGACCCTCCCCGTGCTCGCCTACCAGGAGGCCTTCAAGTTCTCCGAGCTGGGCTACGGCACGGCCATCGCGACCATCCTGCTGCTCGTGGGCGCGGTGTTCGCCATCGTCTACGTGCGCGCCCTCAAGACGGAGGTGGACTGATGCGCCTGTCATCGCCGAGTGGTCTGGCCCTCAAGTGGACCGCCAACATCCTGCTGCTCCTCATCGGGCTGATCTTCGTGCTGCCGATGGTGTGGGTGGTGTTCGCGTCGTTCGACGGGTCTGCCACGCTCGCCGTCAGCTGGCCGAAGCAGTGGACGCTGGAGAACTTCCAGAAGGTGCTCACGCCCGACCTGGCGTTCGTCCCGCTGTGGAACAGCCTGCTGCTGTCCGCCGGATGCGCGTTCATCACGGTGATCGTCGCCATCCTGGCCGCGTACCCGCTGTCCCGCTACCGCAACCGGTTCAACAAGCCGTTCCTCTACGCGATCCTGTTCGGGACCTGCCTGCCGATCACCGCCATGATGGTGCCGGTCTACAGCCTTTTCGTGTCGCTGAACCTGATCGACTCGATCGGTGGGACGATCCTGTTCATGGCGGCATCGTCGCTTCCGATGGCGATCTGGATGACGAAGAACTTCGTCGACTCGGTGCCGCTCTCCCTGGAGGAGGCGGCGTGGGTCGACGGCGCATCCAGCATGAAGACGCTGTGGACGGTGGTGGTCCCGCTGGTCCGCCCCGGCATCGCGGTGGTGTTCATCTTCGTGTTCGTGCAGGCGTGGGGCAACTTCTTCGTCCCGTTCGTGCTGCTGCTGAGCCCGGAGAACCAGCCGGCCGCCGTCAGCATCTTCACCTTCTTCGGGCAGTACGGCGCGGTCGCATACGGCCAGCTGGCGGCGTACTCGCTCATCTACTCCGTGCCCGTGATCGCCCTCTACGTCCTCGTCTCCCGGGTGCTCGGCGGTTCGTCCGCCCTCGCCGGGGCCGTCAAGGGCTAACCCGTTCCTCTTATATAAGGAGTCTCGTTGTATCAGCAGAACCAGCTCGTCGAGATGCGCGTCGACCGTTTTGTGCGCGAGCGTCTCGCACCCGCCCTGGAGTTCGCATCGGCGCCCGTGACGATCGAGGCGTGGGAGGTGCCGGATGAGCCGGTGCCGTTCGCGCAGGCCGTCACGAACACGTTCGCGCCGTTCGAGATCGGGCAGGCGTGGGGACGGCCGTGGGGGACCGTCTGGTTCCGGGTGACAGGGACGGTGCCCGCCGACTGGGATGCTGCACCGGACGACGTCGAGCTGGTGGTCGATCTCGGCTTCACCGCCGGTCAGGTCGGCTTCCAGGCGGAGGGCCTGGTCTGGGCGACGGACGGCACGATCATCAAGGCGATCGAACCGCTCAACGGCTACGTGCGGCTGCGGCTGGCACCAGGTCAGCCGTTCGAGCTGTACATCGAGGCCGCGGCCAACCCGGATGTGGGCAGCGAGTTCGTCGACTTCGTGCCCACCAAGCTGGGCCGCAAGTCCACGGCGCCGCAGCATCCCATCTACGCGCTGCGCCGACTGGCCGTCGTGCACCGCGACCGCGAGGTGTGGGAGCTGGTGCAGGACGTGTGGACGGCGCGGGGCCTCGCCGCCGTGCTGCCCGAGCAGTCGCCGCGGCGCGCATCCCTGTTCGCCGCACTGGATGCGGTGGTGGACGCCGTCGACCCGACCGACGTGCACGGCACGGCGGCGGACGGCCGCGCGGCGCTCGCCGAGGTGCTCGCCTCCCCGGCGGCGGCGACGGCGCACAAGGTGTTCGCCGTCGGCCACGCGCACATCGACTCCGCCTGGCTGTGGCCGGTGCGCGAGACGATCCGCAAGTGCGCCCGCACGTTCTCGAACGTGCTCGACCTGATGGACCAGGACCCGGACTTCGTGTTCGCGTGCTCGTCGGCGCAGCAGTTCGCGTGGATGAAGCAGTACTACCCCGAGCTGTTCGAGCGCATCCGGACACGCGTGGCCGAAGGGCGGTTCGTGCCGGTCGGCGGCATGTGGGTGGAGTCGGACACGAACATGCCGGGGTCGGAGGCGATGGCCAGGCAGTTCGTGGAGGGCAAGCGGTTCTTCCTCGAGGAGTTCGGATTCGAGCCGAAAGAGGTGTGGCTGCCCGACTCGTTCGGATACTCCGGCGCGCTCCCTCAGATCGCGCGCGCGGCGGGCGCCGACTACTTCCTCACGCAGAAAATCTCCTGGAACGAGGTCAACAAGTTCCCGCACCACTCCTTCGAGTGGGAAGGCATCGACGGCACCAGGATCTTCACCCACTTCCCGCCGGTCGACACGTACAACTCCGTGCTGTCCGGGGCCGAGCTGGCGCACGCCGAGCAGAACTTCGCCGACAAGGGCAGCGCGAACACCTCGCTCGTGCCGTTCGGGTTCGGCGACGGAGGGGGAGGCCCGACCAGGGAGATGGTCGCGGCGGCCAAGCGCACCGCCGACCTGGAGGGCTCGCCGATCGTGCGCGTCGCCACCCCGGCCGCGTTCTTCGAGGCCGCCTCGGCCGAGTTCTCACCGGCTCCCGTGTGGGCGGGCGAGCTGTACCTCGAATTCCACCGCGGCACGTACACCTCGCAGGCGCGCACCAAGCACGGCAACCGCCGCAGCGAGCACTTGCTGCACGAGGCAGAGCTGTGGGCGACCACAGCCGCCGTGCGGGCAGGGGCCGACTACCCGGTGGACGAGCTGCGCGCTGCGTGGCAGACGGTCCTGCTTCAGCAGTTCCACGACATCCTGCCCGGCTCGTCGATCGGCTGGGTGCACGACCAGGCCGTGGAGAACTACGCGGCGGTGGCTGAGGCGCTGGAGGGCGTGATCGC encodes the following:
- a CDS encoding carbohydrate ABC transporter permease, giving the protein MRLSSPSGLALKWTANILLLLIGLIFVLPMVWVVFASFDGSATLAVSWPKQWTLENFQKVLTPDLAFVPLWNSLLLSAGCAFITVIVAILAAYPLSRYRNRFNKPFLYAILFGTCLPITAMMVPVYSLFVSLNLIDSIGGTILFMAASSLPMAIWMTKNFVDSVPLSLEEAAWVDGASSMKTLWTVVVPLVRPGIAVVFIFVFVQAWGNFFVPFVLLLSPENQPAAVSIFTFFGQYGAVAYGQLAAYSLIYSVPVIALYVLVSRVLGGSSALAGAVKG
- a CDS encoding ASCH domain-containing protein, which gives rise to MTANAPIDLVAADRMWREYLAAHPESAVVPEQPDEPAVERFGDSAELTDALLALVLDGTKTATSALVAEYRGEAQPLPRVGSHWIACDSAGRPRAVLRSVELRVGPMWSADEAFAADEGEDDRSLASWRVEHERYWRRSCDRLGIEWSDGLEVVFERFAVVWPARQGDAV
- a CDS encoding glycoside hydrolase family 38 C-terminal domain-containing protein, yielding MYQQNQLVEMRVDRFVRERLAPALEFASAPVTIEAWEVPDEPVPFAQAVTNTFAPFEIGQAWGRPWGTVWFRVTGTVPADWDAAPDDVELVVDLGFTAGQVGFQAEGLVWATDGTIIKAIEPLNGYVRLRLAPGQPFELYIEAAANPDVGSEFVDFVPTKLGRKSTAPQHPIYALRRLAVVHRDREVWELVQDVWTARGLAAVLPEQSPRRASLFAALDAVVDAVDPTDVHGTAADGRAALAEVLASPAAATAHKVFAVGHAHIDSAWLWPVRETIRKCARTFSNVLDLMDQDPDFVFACSSAQQFAWMKQYYPELFERIRTRVAEGRFVPVGGMWVESDTNMPGSEAMARQFVEGKRFFLEEFGFEPKEVWLPDSFGYSGALPQIARAAGADYFLTQKISWNEVNKFPHHSFEWEGIDGTRIFTHFPPVDTYNSVLSGAELAHAEQNFADKGSANTSLVPFGFGDGGGGPTREMVAAAKRTADLEGSPIVRVATPAAFFEAASAEFSPAPVWAGELYLEFHRGTYTSQARTKHGNRRSEHLLHEAELWATTAAVRAGADYPVDELRAAWQTVLLQQFHDILPGSSIGWVHDQAVENYAAVAEALEGVIARSVAALGGASGGASGAASGGDVVFNASPFLVDGVPAFGAGAASRTGDARIERSGDGYVLANALLTVTVDGDGLVASIVDAASGREVLPPGTRANLLQLFRDTPTQWDAWDVDVEYRRFGEDLTALDSLEVVADGGSNGGDSVGLRIVRSFGSSVVTQTVTLDAGSAALDIVTHVDWHEKQRMLKLAVPVDVHTASARSEIQFGHIDRPTHTNTSWDTARFETPAHRWVHVAEAGFGVGVANDATYGHDITRHARDGGGTYSLVRQTLLRAPMFPDPDADQGEHTLRTSIVVGGLDAAIEAGYRLNLPVRAGQAPAVEPLVSSSSPAAVIETVKLAEDGSGDVVVRLYEAHGSRTTASIGVHFPHAGVTETDLLERETATDAVVGTTGDGAGHGRVELTLRPFQLVTLRFARG
- a CDS encoding histidine kinase; translation: MLRPVIVVGTIVMLLADSTTPYVDLSTTAGWILWLAPYLPLLALLFGAVPGVAVWFASYAAIIVLGAPSSAFVGTIFSNVIVVALGTFLLPRRAAIGFACAIPVTMLGAFIRNPASGLALTLVGILALMSAAAGLSLNTFRSRHEQSAERVRDLEREQQRVREEERTRLAYELHDIVAHDVTVIAMQARRAEFVDDAEKTARILDGIGRAAQQTLLDLRSLVALLRDGHDEASVSGDPSNDVTDERDLSRATPSDGQTTSAVGLMHDLDGVIAALTQAGFAVALSVEGETSRIPTSVRHALRRTIRELGTNILKHADPANDVEVVLAVEGEHVTLGSTNSIASGLPVMSSRTGLEAMRARCEVFGGSVEATSEDGRWTTSMSIPLEGLSAVRR
- a CDS encoding extracellular solute-binding protein, coding for MKRSRVLAAVVAASTLVALAGCSSSGSNDGKTIKVAYQDFGTDLMAKFMAKAKAGFEKANPGEKVTLVPIKAAENDYYTKLSLMNRSASTAPDVLYEDTFLIRSDAQAGYLEPLDPYVKKWDEWSQFYDNAKDAGKGDDGKIYGVSMGTDTRALWYNKDIFAKAGLPADWKPKDWNDVLDAAKTIKDKVAGVTPINIFSGKAGGEASSMQGFEMLLYGASKDGLYDASSGKWITGSKAFTDSLDVLKEVYQGGLGPSQEITSDTNYQNIVTSQLIPQGKLAINLDGSWVAGTWQSTGDTNWPEWDKTMGVAPMPTQNGQEPGSVSMSGGWTLSMGSKSKAKDEAWKFISYALNKANSLDFDISLSQIPVRKDVAADPSYAKSNPTSTFFASLVDVTKFRPATPDYSKISNGIQVAMESVMTGQQSPAEAAKAYDDTVVGIVGKDKTKSE
- a CDS encoding sugar ABC transporter permease — encoded protein: MTSTVDAVAEGVRGRGTPRPPRPERTARSRRVRRSVARTVPLIPAIGLLVVFLVGPILSSFYGSFTNSSLTGAAAASSEWVGLKNYIDLFNSPDFPVAVVLTLVFLIGSAVIGQNIVGMVLALLMRAGGRVVGAIVSTFVVGAWVLPEIVAAFASYAFFSQKGTLNAMLGAIGITGPSWLFAFPMLAVILANTWRGAAFSMLVYSAALQEVPPEITEAAEVDGANGVKRFFLVTLPMIRRSISTNLMLITLQTLSVFTLIYVMTGGGPGNKSMTLPVLAYQEAFKFSELGYGTAIATILLLVGAVFAIVYVRALKTEVD
- a CDS encoding response regulator transcription factor — encoded protein: MPTILLVDDEALTREILRDYLSSDPTFEIVGEASDGRVAISQAATLRPEVILMDMQMPVMDGVAATAQIHAENPEIVILGLSTFATDRYVVDLLRAGASGYLVKDTLPKTITEAIHAVLGGESVLSPEVTRHVVKGLEESVPAEVVADPELVQLLTDKEREVIHLLALGMSNREMAAALFVTESTIKARFVKVMEKLHVRDRVQILVTAVEKGLVDLNARPGPGH